GACGACGCCGTCGGCGAAACCGCCGTGGGCCATGGCCATGAACTGATAGTAGTCCTTGAAGACGCCCTTGGCGGCCTCGGTGGAACGGGGCCTCGTGAGGATGAGCTGCTTGGACGAGGAAGTGAGCGACACCCTCGAGTAGGGGAGCTTCTTCCTGCCGAAGTGGAGGTTGAAGGCGTCGGCGAACTTGTAGTTCACGTAGGCCTGGTAGAGCTTTATCTTGTCGGTCATGCCGGTCTCACCCCAGTGGTCGCCCCTGAGTATGAGGGCGTAGGTGAGCTTCTTGGTCATGTGGCCGTAGAACTCGAGACGTATGCGCCTGAAGTAGAAGTCGCTCTCGCTCTCGTAAGCGGTGCCGGCCTCGTTGATCTCGAGGTCCCCTATGTCGAGACGGGGCTGGAGCCTTATCCGCACCTTGAGGTCCTTTTCGCCGCCGAGGTCGAACTTCGCCCCCTTGGTCTCGTCGCCGAGCAGGAACGCCTCGGACGAGGTGCTCAGGGCCGTGACAGCAAAGACCGAAAAGATCACCGCCACCAGAAATCTCCTCATCATTTCCCTCCTTTGAACAGATTACGGTTAGACTTCATCCACGATGCACGCCGCACCCCTCCGCACGGCCTATCGGTGAAGGGTGAAAAATATATAACAACAACTCCCTCTTGGCAAGAAAAAAAATGACCTCCATTGAAAAAACCGAAGAGACGCCTCCCCGTTGCCTTCCGGCGCCGCCGCAGAGGGACGGCGCCGGAAGGACGCGGACCATGGGGGTCTGGAGAGAGCCGCAGCCCCGCGGGGCTTCAGTTCTCCTTTATCTCGCGCTCGTTTATGGGCTGGACGGGTCTTACGCTCTTGGGGAAGAGCGAGGTGAACGTTGAGACCTGGTCCCGGCTCACCTCGACGGGCTCCTTGAGGACGTACCAGCTCACGCCCTCGGAACAGGGCGGCGTGGTGAGAGAGCCCATGTAGTGGTAGTAGGACCTGTCGAAGGGAAGGATGCCGCGCACGTCGATGGTGACGTCGGTGAGGGTCTTCTCCTTGCCGACCGTGTCGGGCAGGTTCTTCCATATGGTGTCTACGACGGCGTTCTTGGCGCCGATCTTGAAGAGCACGCTCACGACGGCCAGTTCCTTGTCGGTGTTCATGTGCACGAGGTGGGCCACCATGTCGTAGGCCTTGCCGTCGATCTTGTGTTCGCTGGGGCTGTGGAAGTGGAACTGCACGAGCTCGTAGGTCTTGCCCCCCACCGTTATGGTCGAACCGCGGTCGTAGTTGAGTTTTATGGTGTGGCCGTTGTTTATGACCGAAAGCTTGCTCGTCGAGTAGTTGAACCTGATCTCCGGCAGGTTGGCCTTCTTGGCGCCCCTGATGTCGATGGGCGACTGGCTCGTGCCTTCCTTGCAGGCCCTGAACTTATCGGAGAGGTCGCCCCAGTGCTCGGGGCCGCCCTCTCCCTCGTAGCCCCAGTGGGCGCCGTGGCCGTGCCCCTTGTGACCGTGACCCTTGTGGCCGTGGTCGGCCCCGGCATGGGCGCCGGAAGCCACCGAGAGCGCAAGGCCCGCCACGGCCGCCGCCACCAGTGTCCGCCTCCAAGACTTCTTCATCTGACCTCCTTTTACCTCCTTGGATTAGTGGGGAATGAAGCAGAGGTCATTTTATATATCAAGAACGTTCTCCAGGCAAGAAAAAAAAGAAGAAAGCTCTGATTAATTACCCTGGGGGAAACTTTCTGCAGAAAGTTTCCCCCATCCCCCCTTCAAAGACTTTTAATTCCCTGCGGATCACCCCGATTTTGCAAGTAAAATCGGGGTGATCCGCAGGGCGTTCAAAGTTTTTGGAGGGAGTCTGAGGGAACCTTTTTCCAAAAAGGTTCCCTCAGGGTAATCAATCAGAGTTTCCAGAACTTTTTTCACACCCCGGACGGTGCGCAAGGGACGGCCCCGCCGGGAGGACGGGACAGGCCGCGCGGTGAAAAGACGCAGCCCTTCAGCGCCGGGTGCCGCCGAGCTCGGTGGCCCTGAAGAACTTCAGGAAGTAGTCGACGCCCGACCAGATGGTGAGGGCGAAGGCGGCGGTGAAGAGCACCATGCCGAGGATGTGGAAGTCGACGCCCCGATAGGGATAGTGGATGATGAGCGGCGTTACGGCCACTATCTGGGCCACGGTCTTGGACTTGCCGAAGCGGCTCGCCTGGATGACGATGCCGTCCTTGGCGGCAACGGCCCGAAGCCCTGTGACGGCGATCTCCCGCCCGATGATGAGCGCCACCATCCAGGCCGGCACCCTGCCGAGCGGGATGAGCATAACGAGGGCGGTCACGATGAGGAGCTTGTCGGCCAGGGGGTCGAGGAACTTGCCCAGCGGCGTTATGATGTTCATGCGGCGCGCAAGGTAGCCGTCGAGCCAGTCGGTAAGGCAGAGGGCCGCGAAGACGAAGGCGGCCAGAAGACTCATGCCCCTTTCGGGAAAGATCATCAGCACGATGAGAAGCGGTGTGGCCGCGATCCTGGCGACGGAGAGACTGTTGGGCAGGTTCCAGAGATCGGTCTTCATATGCGTCTGCATGGGATACGGGGTCTTTCGCCGTCGAGGACCTGAGGGAATGGGGCCTTCAAAGCCCGCGCCTGTAATGGTCGCGCCAGCGCAGAACGCGCCTCACATACTCCCTCGTCTCGCGGAAGGGCGGCAGGCCGCCGTAGCGGCGGACGGCGTTCTCACCGGCGTTGTAGGCCGCCAGCGCCAGGACGGTGTCGCCGTCGAATACGCGCAGAAGCCGGCTCAGGTGCCTCACGCCGCCGTATATGTTCTGCGCCGGATCGCGCAGGTCGCGTACACCCACGACGCGGGCCGTCTCGGGCATGAGCTGCATGAGCCCCACGGCGCCGGCGGGACTGACGGCCTCGGGATCGAAGTCAGACTCGGCCTTGATGACGGCCTTAACCAGCGCCGGGTCGACGCCGTAGCGGCCGGCGGCCCTGACTATGATCTCGTTGAAGGAGCTGAGCGCAGGGGCCGGGCCGCCGCGCTCGGGCGCGACCCACTCGAAGCGGCCCGACGTGGGCACGTTCGTAAAGTGGATCACACCGTCGTCGTCGGTGTAGACATAGATGTCGGCAAAAAGTCTCGCCGGAAGGAGCACAACGGCCAGCGCCGCGAAAAGAAAGCCCTTGTTCACCCCGCCCGCCCCGGGCGGCCATGGCCGGCGAGCGCCGCTGCGGCGGCGGGTCGACGAAAGAAACGGAGTCTTCACCTTCACACCCCCGGTCTTCACCTTCGCACCCCCTTTGAGCCCGCCCACCCGGCCGCACCGGCCGGACAGTCTCCAGTCTATACCCAAGACCGGCCGAGGGCAAGCCTTTTTCTCCACTACCGACCTTTTCTCTTCGGAAGACTCCCCGCGCCGCTTTAGGGATGGTGCGCAAAGTGTCCGAGCTCGCCGTTACACGGAGCGGCCTCCGCGACGACCTCGCCGCGGGTCTTTCCGCACCCCTCGAACGGTCCCGTGGCGGCCGGTCCGCAAAGGCGTAAAAGACCGCCGCCTGGCGCGGACCGGCCGCCACGGGACCGCCTTCCCGCCCAAGGGAGGAGGGCCCCCTCCGGGCGGCTCAGAGGTCGTCGAAGCGGCAGGCGAGGACGGAGAGGGCGGCGATGGCGGCCGTCTCGGTGCGAAGGACGTTGCGGCCAAGCGAGACCTCCAGGAAGCCGGCGGCCCGCGCCGCGTCGATCTCGCCTGGGTCGAGCCCTCCCTCGGGGCCGACGAGCACGGCCACCGTCGCGTCGGCGGCGGCGAGCCTCCCGGCGGCGCCGTCGACGACGCGGTTTATCGGCTCAGGGCCGCAGCCCTGGGTCAGCAGGAGCTTGAGCGAAGACGGCGCCGCCAGCGCGAGCGCCCCCTCGAAGTCGGTGCACCTTTCGAGAGACGGAAGGTCCGGACGCCGCGACTGTCTCGCCGCCCGCAGGACCAGGTCCCACCAGCGGTGCGACTTGCGCTGCCGCCCGTCGCGCTCGGCAAGGGTTATGGAGCGGACCGACTCGAAGGGGACGATGCGGGCGACGCCGAGCTCCACGGCCTTTTCCATGACAAGCTCCATGCGCTCGCGCATGGGGAGGGCCTGGAGCAGCGTTACGGCCGGAGAGGGTCTCAGGGAAAAACCCGTCTCCTCGAAGACCGTGAGGGACGCGCCCCCATCGCCGAGAGACGTAAGCCGCGCACGGAGGAGCCTGCCCCCGCCGTCGACGACCGTGAAGGCCTCGCCCGCCCTCGGCCGCCACTCCAATAGGGCGCCCAGGTCCCCGCCCTCCACGGTGAAGGTGTTTCCCGGCGCAAGGGGGCCGCCCACCGTCACAAGCCCCTTCACGGCGGCGCTCATGCCGGGACGGCGCCGGCGTCCGCCCCCCTTTCGGCGGTCTCATCGGGCCAGAGCATGGCCTCCATGGTCCGAAGCAGCGGGCCGAAGGTGTCGGGCTCGCGGGCCGAGAGCGCCACGGCGCCGTACTTGCGGCACATGCGCCGCACGTAGGACGGATCGACGAGGTCTGTCTTGTTGAAGACGAGGAGTGTGGGGATACGGTCAAGCCCCATCTCTTCGAGCAGGCCGACCACCGTCTCCATGCGCCCTTCGAAACCGGGGCTTGAGATGTCGACCAGGTGGAGCAGCAGGTCGGCGTCCTCCATCTCCTCGAGCGTAGAGCGGAAGGCGCGCTTGAGGTCGGCCGGCAGGTCGCGGATGAAGCCCACCGTGTCGGTTATGACGGCGTCGCGCTCGCGGGGGAAGCGCAGCCTGCGGGTGGCCGTGTCGAGCGTGGCGAAGAGCCTGTCCTCGACGAGCGTCGAGCTTGCGGTCAGGGCGTTGAGAAGGGTGCTCTTGCCGGCGTTGGTGTAGCCCACGATGGATATGATGGGTATGCCGCTCTCGGCGCGGCGGCGGCGGCGCTGGCGGCGGCCGCGCCCCAGGGACTCGAGCTCCTTTTCGAGCCTCGTGATGCGCTCCTGGACGCGGCGGCGGTCGATCTCGAGCTTCGTCTCGCCTGGACCGCGTCCGCCTATGCCGCCCATGAGCCGGGATAGCGCCGTGCCCTTGCCCGTGAGAAGCGGGAGCCTGTAGCGCAACTGGGCGAGCTCCACCTGGACCTTGCCGTCGCGGGAGTGGGCCCGGCGGGCGAAGATGTCGAGTATGAGCTGGGTGCGGTCTATGACCTTGAGCTCCGTCACCTTCCCTATCTCGCGCACCTGCACGGGCGTGAGCTCCTGGTCGAAGACGAGCAGCGTCGCCTCCTTCTGTAGCGCCCTTATGACCACCTCCTTGAGCTTGCCCGAACCCATGAGGTACTTGGGATGGATGCGCCTGGGCCTCTGACAGAGGCGGTCTATGACGACCACGCCGCCGGTCGCGGCGAGTTCGGCGAGCTCGTCGAGGCGCTCGAGCTGCTCGTCGCGTGACGCCGTGGATACGCTCACCAGTATGGCGCGCTCGCGGCCGTCGTCTACGGCCAGGGCCGAGGCGCGGGCCATCTCCTCCTCGAGGGCCTCGATGAAGGAGTCCAGCGCAAGCGAGAAGGAGTGAAAGGGCACGGCCGGGGCCGTCTCCACCACGCCCGCCGTCCCTTCCCCCTCCGAGGGGCGCCCCTGCCGCCGACCGGGCGCAAGGAGATGGGCCGTATATATGTCGGCAGGCAGACCGTCCTCTCCCACGCCGATGGCCGCCATCATGTCCAGACGCAGCAGCGCCAGGTCGGTCAGGTCGTCGCGCGATAGCGGCTCGTTCTTCAGATGGGTGTGGACGCAGCGCACGCCCCGAAGCCGCCTGCGGCCCAGCGGGTAGTCCTCGAGCAGGGGGATGACTATCTCGCGCTCGTCGCCCACTATGACCGAGACGACGCGGCCGCCGCGGTCTATGATGACCCCTATCTGACGCCTCATGGCCCGCGAGAGCTCCGTCATGCAGCGGGCGAGCTCGGCCGTCACGAGGACGTTGGACGGCACCCTGCGCCTGTATATGCGCTCCAGCGCCCTGAGCCCGCTCGACTTGAGCCCCGTCGTGTTTCCATGAACCTGTGCTATGTCGAACCTCCTTTATTGAGGGACCTCTTTGTGAAAGGGCACAGCCCCCGGTTCCCCTTAATTACCCTGGGGGAAACTTTCTGAAGAAAGTTTCCCCCAGCCCCCCTTCAAAGACTTTCAATACGAGTCGTTTTCCCCCTGTTTTGCCTGGCAAAACAGGGGGAAAACGACTCGCGTTAAAAGTTTTTGGAGGGAGTCTGAGGGAACCGGGGGTCTGTGACCCTTTTACAAAAAGGTTCCCTCGGTGCAATAAATCAGAGCTTCCTTAAATTATACCACAAAGGGAGGGAGGCGGGAAAGCCGCCGGAAGGGGGGCGTTCTCAAAGACCTTGACAACGACCTCCTTTGAGACTATAGTGATCGTATCATACTCGGCGTCAGGCACCACCCACCTCATACGAAGAAGGGGGCGTTGCGCATATGAAGGGTGCAGCAGACCGGGCCGACGAGATCACGAACTCCTTGCAGAGCATCGTCGGCGAACGTTTCGTCCACAGCCTATCGAACATCATCTACAACCGCGTCTCCACCCTCTGGCACATGGACGCGGGCAACGAGCAACACCTCTCGCACATAGCCTCCAAGGTCGTGTGCGGCCTCTTCTGTCTCGAATACCTCTCGCACATCGACGACCACCTCAAG
This genomic interval from Deltaproteobacteria bacterium contains the following:
- a CDS encoding carbonic anhydrase family protein, yielding MKKSWRRTLVAAAVAGLALSVASGAHAGADHGHKGHGHKGHGHGAHWGYEGEGGPEHWGDLSDKFRACKEGTSQSPIDIRGAKKANLPEIRFNYSTSKLSVINNGHTIKLNYDRGSTITVGGKTYELVQFHFHSPSEHKIDGKAYDMVAHLVHMNTDKELAVVSVLFKIGAKNAVVDTIWKNLPDTVGKEKTLTDVTIDVRGILPFDRSYYHYMGSLTTPPCSEGVSWYVLKEPVEVSRDQVSTFTSLFPKSVRPVQPINEREIKEN
- the pgsA gene encoding CDP-diacylglycerol--glycerol-3-phosphate 3-phosphatidyltransferase, producing MQTHMKTDLWNLPNSLSVARIAATPLLIVLMIFPERGMSLLAAFVFAALCLTDWLDGYLARRMNIITPLGKFLDPLADKLLIVTALVMLIPLGRVPAWMVALIIGREIAVTGLRAVAAKDGIVIQASRFGKSKTVAQIVAVTPLIIHYPYRGVDFHILGMVLFTAAFALTIWSGVDYFLKFFRATELGGTRR
- a CDS encoding lytic transglycosylase domain-containing protein, which translates into the protein MNKGFLFAALAVVLLPARLFADIYVYTDDDGVIHFTNVPTSGRFEWVAPERGGPAPALSSFNEIIVRAAGRYGVDPALVKAVIKAESDFDPEAVSPAGAVGLMQLMPETARVVGVRDLRDPAQNIYGGVRHLSRLLRVFDGDTVLALAAYNAGENAVRRYGGLPPFRETREYVRRVLRWRDHYRRGL
- a CDS encoding 16S rRNA (uracil(1498)-N(3))-methyltransferase, whose product is MSAAVKGLVTVGGPLAPGNTFTVEGGDLGALLEWRPRAGEAFTVVDGGGRLLRARLTSLGDGGASLTVFEETGFSLRPSPAVTLLQALPMRERMELVMEKAVELGVARIVPFESVRSITLAERDGRQRKSHRWWDLVLRAARQSRRPDLPSLERCTDFEGALALAAPSSLKLLLTQGCGPEPINRVVDGAAGRLAAADATVAVLVGPEGGLDPGEIDAARAAGFLEVSLGRNVLRTETAAIAALSVLACRFDDL
- the hflX gene encoding GTPase HflX, translated to MAQVHGNTTGLKSSGLRALERIYRRRVPSNVLVTAELARCMTELSRAMRRQIGVIIDRGGRVVSVIVGDEREIVIPLLEDYPLGRRRLRGVRCVHTHLKNEPLSRDDLTDLALLRLDMMAAIGVGEDGLPADIYTAHLLAPGRRQGRPSEGEGTAGVVETAPAVPFHSFSLALDSFIEALEEEMARASALAVDDGRERAILVSVSTASRDEQLERLDELAELAATGGVVVIDRLCQRPRRIHPKYLMGSGKLKEVVIRALQKEATLLVFDQELTPVQVREIGKVTELKVIDRTQLILDIFARRAHSRDGKVQVELAQLRYRLPLLTGKGTALSRLMGGIGGRGPGETKLEIDRRRVQERITRLEKELESLGRGRRQRRRRRAESGIPIISIVGYTNAGKSTLLNALTASSTLVEDRLFATLDTATRRLRFPRERDAVITDTVGFIRDLPADLKRAFRSTLEEMEDADLLLHLVDISSPGFEGRMETVVGLLEEMGLDRIPTLLVFNKTDLVDPSYVRRMCRKYGAVALSAREPDTFGPLLRTMEAMLWPDETAERGADAGAVPA